A portion of the Motacilla alba alba isolate MOTALB_02 chromosome 19, Motacilla_alba_V1.0_pri, whole genome shotgun sequence genome contains these proteins:
- the PIPOX gene encoding peroxisomal sarcosine oxidase — protein sequence MAAPSQPHKSTYDVIVIGAGIQGSFTAYHLAQCHKDTLLLEQFLLPHSRGSSHGQSRIIRSAYPQEYYSRMMPDCFRLWQQLEAETGTTLYRQTGLVLLGPPGEPELEACRRSLGVDEVLDAAALAQRFPGFRLQAGQVAVLDSTAGVLFADRALRAVQEVFRRHGGTLRDGEKVLRIEPGATVTVTTTAGVYRAPRLVITAGAWTGAFVEQLGLRLPLQPLRIDVCYWREKQPGSAGLGSVSPCFLTLGLSQAPHGIYGLPSIEYPGLMKVCHHHGSPTDPEKRDHVPSSAPRPDIAVLSSFISSYLPGLETQPAVMETCLYTNTPDEDFILDRHPKFSNIVIGAGFSGHGFKLAPVVGKLLCELSLGEEPSYNMAHFTITRFPGVLGAAQ from the exons ATGGCTGCCCCGAGCCAGCCCCACAAGTCCACCTACGATGTCATTGTCATCGGGGCCGGCATCCAGGGCTCTTTCACTGCCTACCACCTGGCCCAGTGCCACAAGGacactctgctgctggagcag TTCCTCCTGCCCCACTCTCGGGGGAGCTCTCACGGGCAGAGCCGCATCATCCGCAGCGCCTACCCCCAGGAGTACTATTCCCGCATGATGCCCGACTGCTTCcgcctctggcagcagctggaggccgAGACCGGCACCACCCTCTACAg GCAGACGGgactggtgctgctggggccgCCAGGAGAGCCGGAGCTGGAGGCCTGCAGGAGGAGCCTGGGTGTTGACGAGGTCCTGGATGCCGCGGCGCTGGCCCAGCGCTTCCCTGGCTTCAGGCTGCAGGCTGGCCAGGTGGCCGTGCTGGACAGCACCGCCGGGGTGCTCTTCGCTGACCGGGCACTGCGGGCGGTgcag GAGGTCTTTCGCCGACACGGGGGCACCCTGCGGGACGGGGAGAAGGTGCTGCGCATCGAACCCGGGGCCACGGTCACTGTCACCACCACTGCTGGGGTGTACAGAGCCCCCCGGCTCGTCATCACGGCTGGAGCCTGGACCGGCGCCTTCGTGGAACAGCTGGGTCTCCGCCTGCCGCTGCAG CCCCTGCGCATCGATGTCTGCTACTGGAGGGAGAAGCAGCCTGGCAGCGCCGGCCTCGGCAGTGTCAGTCCCTGCTTCCTGACCCTGGGGCTGAGCCAAGCCCCCCACGGCATCTACGGGCTGCCCTCCATTGAGTACCCAGGGCTGATGAAg gtgTGCCACCACCACGGCAGCCCCACGGACCCAGAGAAGCGGGATCACGTCCCCTCGAGTGCCCCCCGCCCCGACATCGCCGTTCTGAGCAGCTTCATCAGCAGCTATCTGCCCGGGCTGGAGACCCAGCCAGCGGTGATGGAGACCTGCCTCTACACG AACACTCCAGATGAAGATTTCATCCTGGACCGGCACCCCAAGTTCAGCAACATCGTCATCGGCGCCGGCTTCTCAG GCCATGGGTTCAAGCTGGCACCAGTGGTGGGGAAGTTGCTGTGTGAGCTGAGCCTGGGCGAGGAGCCATCCTACAACATGGCCCACTTCACCATCACTCGCTTCCCCGGTGTGCTTGGGGCTGCACAGTAG